From Streptomyces yatensis, one genomic window encodes:
- the nrtL gene encoding ArgS-related anticodon-binding protein NrtL yields MTPAQLSRTVLHTVRRAVEDDELCVAVPERVKVRIPPRPGCGDYATNVALLLARGEGDALVVAEVLRRRLVLAPGIARVDIAGPGFLNITLEGNSHAQLVRDVLSQGLRYGHGDALAGVSVPLGGSDEVRAALVAHVVRGLVDATGGVVVPGDGPVVRAVPVSGRDLLTRLGPDAARWALLRPAGHDLPDLDPGHLLSQREDSSLFRVRYAHARTRALMRNAGQLGIAPEPGAYDHPAAAALLALLADYPRTLEAAARHRAPDRLARQLVALADAFFRFHDACPALPAGERKPSAVHRSRLALADAAGAVLAGGLHLLGISAPEHL; encoded by the coding sequence GTGACTCCCGCCCAGCTCTCCCGCACTGTGCTGCACACCGTGCGTCGTGCCGTTGAGGACGACGAGCTGTGCGTTGCCGTGCCGGAGCGGGTGAAGGTGCGGATTCCTCCTCGGCCCGGGTGCGGGGATTACGCCACCAATGTCGCCCTGCTGCTGGCCAGGGGTGAGGGGGATGCGCTCGTTGTCGCCGAGGTTTTGCGGCGGCGGCTTGTACTCGCTCCCGGGATCGCCCGCGTCGATATCGCCGGGCCCGGGTTCCTCAACATCACCCTTGAGGGCAACTCCCACGCTCAGCTCGTGCGGGACGTCCTCTCCCAGGGGCTCCGCTACGGGCACGGCGATGCGCTCGCCGGGGTGTCGGTTCCGCTCGGGGGCAGTGATGAGGTCCGGGCCGCGCTGGTCGCTCATGTGGTGCGGGGGCTCGTCGATGCCACCGGGGGAGTCGTTGTTCCTGGTGACGGGCCCGTCGTGCGGGCCGTTCCGGTTTCCGGGCGCGATCTGCTCACCCGTCTCGGGCCCGACGCCGCCCGCTGGGCGCTGCTTCGGCCCGCCGGGCACGATCTGCCCGATCTCGACCCCGGCCATCTTCTGTCCCAGCGGGAGGACAGCTCCCTCTTCCGGGTTCGGTACGCCCATGCCCGTACCCGGGCCCTGATGAGGAACGCGGGCCAATTGGGCATCGCGCCCGAGCCCGGCGCCTACGACCACCCCGCCGCGGCCGCCCTGCTCGCTCTCCTCGCCGACTACCCCCGCACCCTCGAGGCCGCCGCCCGGCACCGTGCGCCCGATCGGCTCGCACGGCAGCTCGTCGCCCTCGCCGATGCCTTCTTCCGGTTCCATGACGCCTGCCCGGCGCTCCCCGCGGGCGAGCGCAAACCCTCGGCCGTCCACCGTTCCCGGCTGGCCCTCGCCGACGCCGCCGGGGCGGTGCTCGCCGGCGGCCTGCATCTGCTCGGCATCAGCGCACCCGAACATCTGTAA
- a CDS encoding response regulator: MPGLSGRVLVVDDNKVIRQLIRVNLELEGFEVVTAADGAECLEIVHQVRPDVITLDVVMPRLDGLHTASRLRADARTCHVPVAIISACTQYEMDSGKALGVDAFLAKPFEPVDLVELVRRLMRQGAAGAAAPGDAEPVVGPTG; this comes from the coding sequence GTGCCTGGCTTGTCCGGCCGGGTCCTTGTCGTCGACGACAACAAGGTCATCCGGCAGCTGATCAGGGTCAACCTCGAGCTGGAGGGCTTCGAGGTCGTGACCGCGGCCGATGGTGCCGAGTGCCTGGAGATCGTTCACCAGGTGCGGCCCGATGTGATCACTCTCGATGTTGTGATGCCCAGACTCGATGGGCTGCATACGGCGTCGAGGCTGCGCGCTGATGCTCGAACGTGTCATGTGCCCGTCGCGATCATCAGTGCGTGTACGCAGTACGAGATGGACAGCGGGAAGGCGCTGGGTGTCGATGCCTTCCTCGCGAAACCCTTCGAGCCCGTCGATCTTGTCGAGCTCGTGCGGAGGCTGATGCGGCAGGGCGCGGCCGGTGCGGCGGCTCCTGGTGATGCCGAGCCGGTTGTGGGGCCCACCGGGTAG